A window of the Tenebrio molitor chromosome 1, icTenMoli1.1, whole genome shotgun sequence genome harbors these coding sequences:
- the Mvd gene encoding diphosphomevalonate decarboxylase, translating to MKIVTGIAPVNIAVIKYWGKRDEHLILPINDSISGTLSTDFMCAKTTVMASPTFTESKFWLNNKETDFNNERLSNCLAEVTKRADPKCGDLLKWKLHICSENNFPTAAGLASSAAGYACLVSTLAALYQVEGDISAIARRGSGSACRSIYGGFVRWHKGVESGGGDSIATQIVPATHWPQMRVVVLVVNDEQKKYSSTSGMKRSVETSQFLELRAAKVVPKRVEEMVGAIERKDFETFARVTMQDSNQFHSVCLDTYPPCFYMNDVSRAVVELVHLYNEYRGATKVAYTFDAGPNACLYLLEDDVDEVVTLVNDIFPSVSDPREYFRGLPLNLKNSGSLQEALKLKPNSPGLLKYIIHTKIGDGPKILTSPSEHLLTENGLPKNL from the exons atgaaaattgttacAGGAATTGCCCCTGTAAACATTGCCgtcataaaatatt GGGGCAAAAGAGACGAACATTTGATTCTCCCAATAAACGACTCGATCAGCGGTACCTTGTCGACGGACTTT ATGTGCGCCAAAACCACAGTGATGGCAAGCCCCACCTTCACCGAGAGCAAATTCTGGTTGAATAACAAGGAGACAGACTTCAACAACGAAAGGTTAAGCAACTGCCTGGCTGAAG TGACGAAACGCGCCGACCCCAAATGCGGTGACCTCCTCAAGTGGAAGCTGCACATCTGCTCTGAAAACAATTTCCCCACGGCCGCCGGTCTGGCGTCATCGGCGGCGGGGTACGCCTGTTTGGTGTCCACTCTAGCGGCCCTTTACCAAGTGGAGGGCGACATTTCTGCGATCGCGCGTCGGGGCTCGGGCAGCGCGTGTCGCAGCATTTACGGGGGCTTCGTCAGGTGGCACAAGGGGGTGGAGTCCGGGGGCGGGGACTCGATCGCCACGCAGATAGTCCCGGCGACGCACTGGCCCCAAATGCGCGTCGTCGTCTTGGTGGTCAAcgacgaacaaaaaaaatacagctCGACCAGCGGGATGAAGCGGAGCGTGGAGACGTCGCAGTTTTTGGAGTTGAGGGCCGCCAAGGTTGTCCCCAAGAGGGTGGAGGAGATGGTTGGCGCGATCGAGCGGAAGGACTTCGAAACTTTCGCGCGGGTCACCATGCAGGACTCCAACCAGTTCCACTCGGTCTGCTTGGACACGTATCCCCCATGTTTCTACATGAACGACGTGTCTAGAGCCGTCGTCGAGCTGGTCCACCTTTACAACGAGTACCGGGGGGCCACCAAA gtTGCGTACACGTTTGACGCAGGACCGAATGCGTGCTTGTATTTGTTAGAAGATGACGTAGATGAAGTAGTGACGCTAGTCAACGACATTTTTCCGTCAGTTTCAGATCCCCGTGAATATTTTAGGGGACTACCCCTCAACCTGAAAAATTCCGGGAGTTTACAGGAAGCGTTGAAACTGAAACCAAACTCGCCTGGGCTGCTGAAATACATTATTCACACCAAGATTGGTGATGGACCTAAAATCCTGACAAGTCCTTCAGAGCATTTGTTGACTGAAAATGGACTTCCAAAAAATTTATAG
- the LOC138139426 gene encoding SH3 domain-binding protein 1-like yields the protein MKKQFFRVKQLADQTFLRADKSEVLNNEELQVADQKIEYLRTALSAIVKRIPHSGQNNDIDKRIKKCTEHHLAQVFLEQSTRRNEQGDLQDLSGDLFCTILKKCGNAQQELAKQYADQEKQVEDFVSTPLQTLLDTDFHNILKQKRNLSKYILDKDSASNRYHATKKEALRDDMEEADYKVEQSRDALAHEMFSLLAKENELAGYMLQILKCQRSYHDSALKHLEDVIPELEKQIGDSSVKRVYGIPLQEHLRVTNKRIALPLEICITLLMRHGLHEEGLFRIAGGSSRVKRLRSSIDSGCFSQKLIPEYQDVHVLASALKMYLRELPDPLLTSQLYNDWMQSMQRPESERVEVVKQLIANLPRENRENLSFLMQFLSELSRHPQNKMSSSNIAIVVAPNLLWDKGDVVNMGNCAAINMLVELFIKEVQTLFPDEVTKLVTFSWADDDGGFIKNTVEFSVSSENISVAESPKPSSRKKKTPAPGPPNSVVSRTDQDLVHNEKNVMSASYPSGSSTLNRPQKPKDSSKLKTSIGVNTDRINHQEETHKSETAKQAPLVSLDSSKTVAHKVITEPATPVQVSKAKPVQPILAQNACDNKNFKTTLTHSVMAEAAAPQAKPVAAPRSIDATVTRSSSIRIDLKAAPSESGEVQLRRPEVTAAKPEVPARPASLNKRPSAEMDPTVHRTQCSVYSVANKQQPSYVNVQNRNEKFQPGHDNQIAEKERFLGHHQPIKFADINSNSRPGLPPKATKTGDKSDASKSNEDLGDLGEKLNGNQKTSHVRTRSDGNLIELSDSLMQTPPSPRSLNKPTQPPPPPPVNLCRKEPDSTDL from the exons ATGAAGAAGCAATTCTTCCGGGTCAAGCAGCTCGCCGACCAGACTTTCCTtag GGCTGACAAAAGCGAAGTTTTGAACAATGAAGAACTTCAAGTGGCTGATCAGAAAATCGAATACCTACGAACGGCACTATCCGCGATCGTCAAAAGGATACCGCACTCTGGCCAGAATAACGACATCGACAAGCGAATC AAAAAGTGCACCGAGCATCACCTAGCACAGGTATTTCTCGAGCAGAGCACGCGGAGAAACGAACAAGGTGATTTGCAAGATCTATCTGGCGATTTATTTTgtaccattttgaaaaaatgtggcAACGCGCAACAAGAACTCGCCAAGCAATATGCCGACCAGGAAAAACAAGTCGAGGATTTCGTCAGCACCCCTCTGCAGACACTACTAGACACTGACTTCCAtaatattttgaaacaaaagCGCAACCTTTCAAAGTATATTTTAGACAAAGACTCTGCAAGTAATAGGTATcat GCGACGAAAAAAGAAGCTTTAAGAGATGACATGGAAGAGGCGGACTATAAAGTGGAACAAAGCAGAGACGCGTTGGCCCACGAGATGTTTAGTTTGTTAGCCAAAGAGAACGAATTGGCCGGTTACATGTTGCAAATATTGAAATGCCAAAGGTCTTATCATGATAGTGCCTTAAAACACCTAGAGGATGTGATTCCTGAGCTAGAAAAACAAATTG gCGATAGTTCGGTGAAGCGCGTCTACGGCATTCCCCTCCAGGAGCACTTGAGGGTGACCAACAAAAGAATCGCCCTACCGCTGGAAATCTGCATAACTTTGTTGATGAGGCACGGCCTCCACGAAGAAGGCCTCTTCCGCATCGCCGGCGGCTCTTCCCGCGTCAAAAGACTAAGATCGTCCATAGATTCGGGCTGTTTCTCGCAAAAACTGATCCCCGAGTACCAGGACGTCCACGTGTTGGCCAGCGCCCTCAAGATGTACCTCCGCGAACTACCCGACCCCCTCCTCACCTCCCAGCTGTACAACGACTGGATGCAGTCGATGCAGCGGCCCGAATCGGAGAGAGTGGAGGTGGTGAAGCAGCTGATAGCCAACCTGCCGCGCGAAAACCGCGAGAACCTCTCGTTCTTGATGCAGTTCCTGTCGGAGCTGTCGCGCCACCCGCAGAACAAGATGAGCTCGTCCAACATCGCCATAGTGGTGGCGCCCAACCTCCTGTGGGACAAGGGGGACGTGGTGAACATGGGGAACTGCGCGGCGATCAACATGCTGGTGGAGCTGTTCATCAAAGAGGTGCAGACGCTGTTTCCCGACGAGGTGACCAAGCTGGTGACGTTCTCGTGGGCGGACGACGACGGCGGCTTCATTAAGAACACGGTGGAGTTCAGCGTTAGCAGCGAGAACATCAGCGTGGCCGAGAGTCCCAAGCCCAGCTCCAGGAAGAAGAAGACGCCGGCGCCGGGACCCCCGAACAGCGTCGTCAGCAGGACCGACCAGGACCTGGTGCACAACGAGAAGAACGTGATGTCGGCGTCGTACCCGTCGGGCAGTTCGACGCTCAACAGGCCGCAGAAACCCAAAGACAGCTCCAAGTTGAAGACTTCGATAGGGGTGAACACGGACAGGATCAACCACCAGGAGGAAACGCACAAGAGTGAGACAGCCAAACAGGCGCCTCTAGTCAGTTTAGATAGTAGCAAAACGGTCGCCCACAAGGTCATCACCGAGCCGGCGACCCCAGTCCAGGTGTCCAAAGCCAAACCCGTACAGCCGATCCTCGCACAAAACGCTTGTGATAACAAAAACTTCAAAACCACATTAACGCACTCGGTGATGGCGGAGGCGGCGGCGCCCCAAGCCAAGCCGGTGGCGGCGCCCCGGTCGATCGACGCGACGGTCACCCGCAGCTCCTCGATCCGGATCGACCTGAAGGCGGCGCCGTCCGAGTCGGGCGAGGTGCAACTGCGGCGGCCGGAGGTGACGGCGGCGAAGCCCGAGGTGCCGGCGCGGCCCGCGTCGCTCAACAAAAGGCCAAGCGCGGAGATGGACCCGACCGTGCACCGGACGCAGTGCTCGGTCTACAGCGTGGCCAACAAGCAGCAGCCGAGCTACGTGAACGTGCAGAACCGCAACGAGAAGTTCCAGCCGGGCCACGACAACCAGATAGCCGAGAAGGAGCGCTTCCTGGGCCACCACCAGCCCATCAAGTTCGCCGACATCAACTCGAACAGCAGGCCGGGGCTGCCGCCGAAGGCGACCAAAACCGGCGACAAATCGGACGCGAGCAAGTCGAACGAGGACCTGGGCGACCTGGGGGAGAAGCTGAACGGCAATCAGAAAACTAGTCATGTGCGCACCAGGTCGGACGGCAACTTGATCGAGCTCAGCGACAGCCTGATGCAGACGCCGCCGTCGCCGAGGAGTCTGAACAAGCCGACGCAGCCGCCGCCTCCGCCGCCCGTCAACCTGTGCAGGAAGGAACCGGACAGTACTGATTTGTAA
- the LOC138139479 gene encoding sarcospan isoform X2 gives MSSLQPADGNRTKNGSRPVSFYDNCVENGNNGGSDSLVRETQFDASPTQAHCLVTTVPQNIVAQTLAIPNKYLPAIIRYHKLAKALLGLIILLGLAICFLALWLLIWAPNIRQRDNPHWSGVPVLLSGILGMVLVCCFRKEHPGMKKNFFVYSIKVLSVMLSSLAAATSFIACGFAVVHLVSLYTMTCTPSAKLDSTCVCQTAANNDTSSSVRSYHYVDLSCLEVDNILTILVIFSCACNFIAGVLEVWYVYLHWASRYIYTYSKVRTEDNQPTVLTNSR, from the exons ATGTCGTCGCTGCAGCCAGCAGACGGGAACCGAACGAAAAACGGAAGCAGACCAGTCAGTTTCTATGATAATTGCGTGGAAAACGGAAATAATGGGGGCTCCGACAGTCTCGTCAGGGAGACGCAATTCGACGCCAGTCCGACGCAAGCACATTGTTTGGTCACGACCGTGCCCCAGAACATCGTGGCGCAGACACTGGCCA TACCGAACAAATACCTTCCTGCAATAATCCGGTACCATAAACTAGCCAAAGCACTGTTGGGCCTGATCATACTACTCGGACTAGCAATATGTTTCCTGGCCCTGTGGCTGCTAATCTGGGCCCCCAACATTCGACAACGAGACAATCCGCACTGGAGCGGCGTTCCG GTCTTGCTGTCCGGAATCCTGGGTATGGTCCTGGTGTGCTGCTTCCGCAAGGAACACCCCGGCATGAAGAAAAACTTCTTCGTCTACTCGATCAAGGTCCTGAGCGTGATGTTGAGCTCGCTGGCCGCAGCGACCTCTTTCATCGCGTGCGGTTTCGCCGTCGTCCACCTGGTGTCGCTCTACACCATGACCTGCACCCCCTCGGCCAAACTGGACTCGACTTGCGTGTGCCAAACCGCCGCCAACAACGACACGAGCTCCTCGGTTCGCAGTTACCATTACGTCGACCTGAGCTGTCTCGAGGTCGACAACATACTCACCATCCTCGTCATATTTTCGTGCGCTTGCAACTTTATAGCAGGCGTTTTGGAAGTGTGGTACGTCTACCTACACTGGGCCAGTAGGTATATCTATACCTATTCCAAAGTCAGGACCGAGGACAATCAACCGACAGTTCTTACCAATTCTAGATAA
- the LOC138139505 gene encoding protein stunted-like isoform X2 encodes MSAWRAAGLNYINYSTIAARLLRQALKAEFRADAAKRNQTHIKVNRWIDGKPENARD; translated from the exons ATGAGTGCGTGGAGAGCAGCAGGCCTCAa CTACATCAATTACTCAACTATAGCAGCGAGACTGCTGAGGCAAGCTTTGAAAGCTGAGTTTCGTGCAGACGCTGCAAAAAGGAACCAAACTCACATAAAAGTCAACAGATGGATTGATGGAAAGCCAGAAA ATGCCCGCGATTAA
- the LOC138139479 gene encoding sarcospan isoform X1 has translation MSSLQPADGNRTKNGSRPVSFYDNCVENGNNGGSDSLVRETQFDASPTQAHCLVTTVPQNIVAQTLASKHTPNRNSLRHSRMIAMNKNGRVPNKYLPAIIRYHKLAKALLGLIILLGLAICFLALWLLIWAPNIRQRDNPHWSGVPVLLSGILGMVLVCCFRKEHPGMKKNFFVYSIKVLSVMLSSLAAATSFIACGFAVVHLVSLYTMTCTPSAKLDSTCVCQTAANNDTSSSVRSYHYVDLSCLEVDNILTILVIFSCACNFIAGVLEVWYVYLHWASRYIYTYSKVRTEDNQPTVLTNSR, from the exons ATGTCGTCGCTGCAGCCAGCAGACGGGAACCGAACGAAAAACGGAAGCAGACCAGTCAGTTTCTATGATAATTGCGTGGAAAACGGAAATAATGGGGGCTCCGACAGTCTCGTCAGGGAGACGCAATTCGACGCCAGTCCGACGCAAGCACATTGTTTGGTCACGACCGTGCCCCAGAACATCGTGGCGCAGACACTGGCCAGTAAGCACACGCCCAACAGGAACAGTTTGAGGCACAGTCGCATGATTGCCATGAATAAAAATGGACGAG TACCGAACAAATACCTTCCTGCAATAATCCGGTACCATAAACTAGCCAAAGCACTGTTGGGCCTGATCATACTACTCGGACTAGCAATATGTTTCCTGGCCCTGTGGCTGCTAATCTGGGCCCCCAACATTCGACAACGAGACAATCCGCACTGGAGCGGCGTTCCG GTCTTGCTGTCCGGAATCCTGGGTATGGTCCTGGTGTGCTGCTTCCGCAAGGAACACCCCGGCATGAAGAAAAACTTCTTCGTCTACTCGATCAAGGTCCTGAGCGTGATGTTGAGCTCGCTGGCCGCAGCGACCTCTTTCATCGCGTGCGGTTTCGCCGTCGTCCACCTGGTGTCGCTCTACACCATGACCTGCACCCCCTCGGCCAAACTGGACTCGACTTGCGTGTGCCAAACCGCCGCCAACAACGACACGAGCTCCTCGGTTCGCAGTTACCATTACGTCGACCTGAGCTGTCTCGAGGTCGACAACATACTCACCATCCTCGTCATATTTTCGTGCGCTTGCAACTTTATAGCAGGCGTTTTGGAAGTGTGGTACGTCTACCTACACTGGGCCAGTAGGTATATCTATACCTATTCCAAAGTCAGGACCGAGGACAATCAACCGACAGTTCTTACCAATTCTAGATAA
- the RhoGAP15B gene encoding arf-GAP with Rho-GAP domain, ANK repeat and PH domain-containing protein 1 yields the protein MSVPIPAPRQNQPPDLKKPVPTPRKAAPKVKPDSPDEQSNTFSRRVRSLSNASKQIAGDIGGLVQDKKKAVIEGTRQSVRRITKRFNSYHQEVPPGPESEPDDFSDTLDIFNSISFQSPLSCNSSIYNNVDDEFSAPPPAHPPPPLPQDVIYDAPPSVSGSTSNSEHSNVGSYQNYESVFPVYSNSDSDLSRSGSWKFYDPVSKVENIYNDVEIVKDESRSFDVNSNVSDLSIEIRNSLYENHTIVAKPRQEPEPKCRESVILQFDPLSRTQPPKEEEPPPTSCLAQEDIKLLEEFLQGDLYGNLSITKTLDDWSISNDSDPEDFITPPAPPVRFDSLPEEEQQPPQISPREKSRSHWFTSNESVKETASETKKTGWLKQLKGALEKAPEVVKGVRNRDSVVQRPELEVKSFVHKKGMLYKVQGGPVEDLFGEYSGRWCVLQNSNFICYADSTSESIKEHFPAESVLSIQILQDPKFKYKYDNDDLHCFELNTTGKSRGGHIYGTRDISERRVWMQCLAESLTKKFPVRITTDYTRMGWAYLREGVSGRWVGAWLMLSGRNLFYAVDNQSTKTMDLRKVRCMVLQMYQESDNNPRTNDKGPNIVVDTPNVTLYLRMWTSRETKVWCHIVKLAAHNNGAYLEQQQLTKDDIPVLVEKCINFIYTHGSMTEGIYRRPGTNTAVAEILAKFRKDAWAVQLTIDKHTEHDVATALKRFIRDLPEPVLTNNQRQYLHQVSKHNDRDDRIRMYKACLDQLPPISYKTAKKLLGHLHFVASQHKKNRMNVENLAAVWGPSLMHQEDKDNNSVTSTKHLQNTVVVRQLIEMYRDIFPEDPAEIEKEKLMLQVLEKYSKAPQGVVGNSKKAGDFRVWIYLHNKEGQPVNVAIGPNKTAYDVCVELSSKINMQVHDLILEEVVLNNKLQRPIHFSEKVLDIVLRWSYWDEPDRKDNHLVLLPIAKYSDFIQEKSTTLSAELKFSDSRSKNFKIFMFEFSQGKLNCFKDRSCEEKLFTYSMEEILWYFGHESKRNPQSKWTITFIERKMHPQRTKNCPYFGNVLVWNDPQTRAKWLGSMLKARYRDSLMQPAMHVNLMQN from the exons ATGAGCGTCCCGATTCCCGCCCCCCGGCAGAACCAGCCCCCCGACCTGAAGAAACCGGTCCCGACGCCTCGCAAAGCCGCCCCCAAGGTCAAACCCGACTCCCCCGATGAGCAGTCCAACACGTTCTCGCGGCGCGTCCGCTCCCTCAGCAACGCCTCCAAACAAATCGCCGGAGACATCGGGGGCCTCGTGCAGGACAAGAAGAAGGCGGTGATCGAGGGGACCAGACAGAGCGTCCGCAGGATCACCAAGCGCTTCAACTCGTACCACCAGGAGGTCCCCCCAGGGCCCGAGTCCGAGCCCGACGACTTCTCCGACACCTTGGACATCTTCAACTCGATCAGCTTCCAGTCGCCCCTCAGCTGCAACTCGAGCATCTACAACAACGTGGACGACGAGTTCAGCGCGCCGCCGCCGGCCCACCCGCCACCGCCGCTCCCCCAGGACGTCATCTACGACGCCCCGCCGTCTGTCTCGGGCAGCACCAGCAACTCGGAGCACTCGAACGTAGGCAGCTACCAGAATTATGAGAGTGTGTTTCCAGTTTATTCGAACAGTGATTCGGACCTGTCCAGGTCTGGCTCGTGGAAGTTCTACGACCCGGTCAGTAAAGTGGAGAACATCTACAACGACGTGGAGATCGTCAAGGACGAGTCGCGGAGTTTCGACGTCAATTCCAACGTGAGCGACTTGTCGATAGAAATCAGGAATTCGCTCTACGAGAACCACACGATAGTGGCCAAGCCGCGCCAGGAGCCCGAACCGAAGTGCAGGGAGAGTGTCATCCTGCAGTTCGACCCCCTCAGCAGGACCCAGCCCCCCAAAGAGG AGGAGCCCCCGCCGACCTCGTGCCTGGCCCAAGAGGACATAAAACTGCTGGAGGAGTTCCTCCAGGGCGACCTGTACGGCAACCTCTCCATCACCAAGACTCTGGACGACTGGAGCATCTCCAACGACTCCGACCCCGAGGACTTCATAACGCCGCCGGCGCCCCCCGTCCGGTTCGACTCCCTCCCCGAAGAGGAGCAACAGCCGCCGCAAATCTCCCCCCGCGAGAAGTCCAGGAGTCACTGGTTCACCTCCAACGAGTCCGTCAAGGAGACCGCCAGCGAGACGAAAAAGACGGGATGGCTGAAGCAGCTGAAGGGCGCGCTCGAGAAGGCCCCCGAGGTGGTGAAGGGCGTCAGGAACAGGGACTCGGTCGTGCAGAGGCCCGAACTCGAGGTGAAGAGTTTCGTCCACAAGAAAGGCATGCTGTACAAGGTGCAAGGCGGGCCGGTGGAGGACCTCTTCGGCGAGTACAGCGGCAGGTGGTGCGTCCTGCAGAATTCGAATTTCATCTGTTACGCCGACAGCACGTCGGAGTCGATCAAGGAGCACTTCCCGGCCGAGAGCGTGCTCAGCATCCAGATCCTCCAGGACCCCAAGTTCAAATACAA ATATGACAACGATGACCTTCACTGTTTCGAATTGAACACGACCGGGAAGAGTCGCGGAGGTCACATCTACGGGACCAGAGACATCTCCGAGAGACGAGTGTGGATGCAATGTCTCGCCGAAAGCTTGACCAAGAAGTTCCCGGTCAGGATTACGACGGACTACACCCGCATGGGGTGGGCCTATCTAAGAGAAG GAGTCAGTGGCAGGTGGGTCGGAGCCTGGCTGATGCTCTCGGGAAGAAACCTTTTCTACGCCGTCGACAACCAGTCCACCAAGACCATGGACCTGCGAAAAGTGCGCTGCATGGTCTTGCAGATGTACCAAGAGAGCGACAACAACCCCCGCACCAACGACAAAGGTCCCAACATCGTGGTCGACACCCCAAACGTCACCCTCTACCTGCGCATGTGGACATCCAGAGAGACCAAG GTGTGGTGTCACATCGTCAAGTTGGCAGCGCACAACAACGGGGCCTACTTGGAGCAGCAGCAGCTGACCAAAGACGACATCCCGGTGTTGGTGGAAAAGTGCATCAACTTTATCTACACCCACG GAAGCATGACCGAGGGGATTTATCGCCGTCCCGGGACCAACACCGCGGTCGCGGAGATCCTGGCGAAGTTCCGCAAAGACGCGTGGGCGGTGCAGCTCACGATTGACAAGCACACGGAGCACGACGTGGCCACTGCTCTGAAGAGGTTCATCAGAGACTTGCCCGAGCCGGTTTTGACCAACAACCAGCGACAGTATTTGCATCAAGTGTCGA AACACAACGACAGGGACGACAGGATCAGGATGTACAAGGCGTGCCTGGATCAGTTGCCTCCCATTTCGTACAAGACCGCCAAGAAGTTGTTGGGGCATTTGCATTTTGTCGCGTCGCAACACAAGAAGAATCGGATGAACGTGGAGAATTTGGCGGCGGTTTGGGGGCCGAGTTTGATGCACCAGGAG GATAAGGATAATAATTCGGTCACGAGTACCAAACACCTACAGAATACAGTCGTGGTGCGCCAACTGATTGAAATGTACAGAGATATTTTTCCGGAAGATCCGGCCGAAAttgagaaagaaaaattaatgttacaGGTGTTGGAGAAGTACAGCAAGGCGCCACAAGGGGTCGTCGGTAATAGTAAAAAAGCCGGCGATTTTCGAGTGTGGATTTATCTTCACAACAAAGAAGGACAGCCTGTCAATGTTGCG ATCGGACCTAATAAGACTGCGTACGACGTTTGCGTGGAATTGAGTTCAAAAATCAACATGCAAGTCCACGACTTGATCTTGGAAGAGGTAGTGTTGAACAACAAACTACAAAGACCGATTCATTTCTCCGAGAAG GTTTTAGACATAGTCCTCAGATGGAGCTACTGGGACGAACCCGACCGCAAAGACAACCACCTGGTGCTCCTCCCCATAGCCAAATATTCCGACTTCATTCAAGAGAAGTCGACCACGCTTTCGGCAGAACTGAAATTTTCCGACTCCCGTtcgaaaaacttcaaaatattcATGTTCGAGTTCAGCCAAGGCAAGCTGAACTGTTTCAAAGATCGCTCG TGTGAAGAGAAACTTTTCACGTACAGCATGGAGGAAATTTTGTGGTATTTCGGACACGAGTCGAAGAGAAATCCCCAATCGAAATGGACGATCACGTTCATCGAGAGAAAGATGCACCCGCAACGGACGAAGAATTGTCCGTACTTCGGCAACGTGTTGGTGTGGAACGACCCCCAGACCAGGGCGAAATGGTTGGGGTCCATGCTGAAGGCGCGCTACAGAGATAGTCTGATGCAACCCGCGATGCACGTTAACTTGATGCAGAATTGA
- the LOC138139479 gene encoding sarcospan isoform X3 translates to MECFVNNHALKIYDLFDYDGITAPRKHPITRPAYILHEDYFYQFYYVPNKYLPAIIRYHKLAKALLGLIILLGLAICFLALWLLIWAPNIRQRDNPHWSGVPVLLSGILGMVLVCCFRKEHPGMKKNFFVYSIKVLSVMLSSLAAATSFIACGFAVVHLVSLYTMTCTPSAKLDSTCVCQTAANNDTSSSVRSYHYVDLSCLEVDNILTILVIFSCACNFIAGVLEVWYVYLHWASRYIYTYSKVRTEDNQPTVLTNSR, encoded by the exons ATGGAATGTTTTGTTAACAACCATGCGCTCAAAATTTACGATTTATTCGATTACGACGGCATTACCGCACCACGAAAACACCCAATTACCAGACCGGCCTACATCCTGCACGAGGACTACTTCTACCAATTTTACTACG TACCGAACAAATACCTTCCTGCAATAATCCGGTACCATAAACTAGCCAAAGCACTGTTGGGCCTGATCATACTACTCGGACTAGCAATATGTTTCCTGGCCCTGTGGCTGCTAATCTGGGCCCCCAACATTCGACAACGAGACAATCCGCACTGGAGCGGCGTTCCG GTCTTGCTGTCCGGAATCCTGGGTATGGTCCTGGTGTGCTGCTTCCGCAAGGAACACCCCGGCATGAAGAAAAACTTCTTCGTCTACTCGATCAAGGTCCTGAGCGTGATGTTGAGCTCGCTGGCCGCAGCGACCTCTTTCATCGCGTGCGGTTTCGCCGTCGTCCACCTGGTGTCGCTCTACACCATGACCTGCACCCCCTCGGCCAAACTGGACTCGACTTGCGTGTGCCAAACCGCCGCCAACAACGACACGAGCTCCTCGGTTCGCAGTTACCATTACGTCGACCTGAGCTGTCTCGAGGTCGACAACATACTCACCATCCTCGTCATATTTTCGTGCGCTTGCAACTTTATAGCAGGCGTTTTGGAAGTGTGGTACGTCTACCTACACTGGGCCAGTAGGTATATCTATACCTATTCCAAAGTCAGGACCGAGGACAATCAACCGACAGTTCTTACCAATTCTAGATAA
- the LOC138139505 gene encoding protein stunted-like isoform X1: MSAWRAAGLNYINYSTIAARLLRQALKAEFRADAAKRNQTHIKVNRWIDGKPEKKPDPHA; the protein is encoded by the exons ATGAGTGCGTGGAGAGCAGCAGGCCTCAa CTACATCAATTACTCAACTATAGCAGCGAGACTGCTGAGGCAAGCTTTGAAAGCTGAGTTTCGTGCAGACGCTGCAAAAAGGAACCAAACTCACATAAAAGTCAACAGATGGATTGATGGAAAGCCAGAAA aaaaacCTGATCCCCATGCTTAA